gacagagctCTCAAACGAGCACAGGCATAGGGCCAGTCATACACATACCACACATTCTCTCCGTCTCACACAACACACAATTCAAGCTCATACAGATCCATGCGCAGGTTTACAGCAGGATTAATGAAATATGGTGATGATGGAAATCCCTGTGTTCTCTTGTTTAAATGGATGATTTAGATACACTGTGTGGTCAGAATGTTTCCATTACATTGAGGATATGGTACTGATGTGATGCTGCCTGGCACTGGTTTCAATGACATCTCAGTCGTCAGTGGGATCTACAGCCTATCTGTCATATCTGGGTTGACTGTggttgcagtggtgtaaagtaaataagtaaaaatacttaaaagtactacttaagtagtttttttggattctgtactttactatttatatttttgacaacttttacttttactccactacattccaaaataaaataatgtactttttactccatacattttccctgatacCCAAAAGTTACATTTCTAactgtcccccagggctcagttctaggccctctcctattctcgctatacaccaagtcacttggctctgtcatatcctcacatggcctctcattgctacgctgacgatacacaactaatcttctcctttcccccttctgataaccaggtggcgaatcgcatctctgcatgtcttgcagacatatcagtatggatgacggatcaccacctcaagctgaaccttggcaagacggagctgctcttcctcccggggaaggactgcccgttccatgatctcgccatcacggttgacaactccgttgtgtcctcctcccagagtgcgaagagccttggcgtgaccctggacaacaccctgtcgttctccgctaacatcaagtcggtgacccgatcctgtaggttcatgctctacaacattcggagagtacgaccctgccttacacaggaagtggcacaggtcctaatccaggcacttgtcatctcccgtctggattactgcaactcgctgttggctgggctccctgcccgtgccattaaacccctacaactcatccagaatgccgcagcccgtctggtgttcaaccttcccaagttctctcacgtcaccccgctcctccgcacactccactggcttccagttgaagctcgcatctgttacaagaccatggtgcttgcctatggagctgtgaggggaacggcacctccgtaccttcaggctctgatcagtccctacacccaaacgagggcattgcgttcatccacctctggcctgctggctccccttcctctgcggaagcatagttcccgctcagcccagtcaaaactgttcgctgctctggcaccccaatggtggaacaagctccctcacgacgccaggacagcggagtcactcaccaccttccggagacatttgaaaccccacctctttaaggaatacctgggataggataaagtaatccttctacccaccccccccccccccccaaaaaaaaataaaaataacaaacattgtaaagtggttatcccactggctataaggtgaatgcaccaatttgtaagtcgctctggataagagcgtctgctaaatgacgtaaatgtaaatgtaaatgtaatgcttagcaggacaggaaaatggtccaattcacagacatcaagagaacatccctggtcatccctactgcctcttatctggcagactcactaaacacaaatgcttcgtttgtaaatgatgttggagtgttggagtgtgcttctggctatccgtaaattaaaaaaataagaaaatgtcaccatctggtttgcttaatataaggaatttgaaatgatttgtacttttacttttgatacttaagaatattttagcattacatttacttttgatacttgagtatattttaaaccaaatacttttagacctttactcaagtaatattttactgggtgactttcacttttacttcagtcattttctattaaggtatctttactttttctcaagtatgacaattgggtactttttccaccactgtgtggTTGTGATTAGGTAGTGTTCTGTGCTGTCTGGCTCCAGCACCCACCTCCTGTCCTGGGGGTCGATGCTGCTGAAGGTCACACTGTTGACTGGGTAGTGTCTCCTGAAGAACACcctatagacagacaggcaggcaggcaggcagactatTCAGTGGGACCATTGATATCACAATCATCTCCACTAATCTACCACAATTCATCCATGCAACCTTTCTTCCGGTTTTCTTTACTGATCGctaatgatatactgtatatgtgtgatGGGCCTCAGACAATTAGTCCATATGAACAGGTCATTGGTCATGTTACCTGCGCTGGCTGTCGGTCAGTGTGATGCCCTGTGAGGACACTTTGAAGTGGACCACTGTGGCTGCTGCCCGGGGGTTCTGTGCCAGGGTGGCTCCGGTTGCCTTAGAGATGGCCTGGGGTCCGGTCAGTGACTCAGTGTCCACAGAGTTCAGATAGAGCACGTTACAGGctagacaggacagggcaggagaGGGACAGTGACTCAGTGTCCACAGAGTTCAGGTAGAACACGTTACAGGctagacaggacagggcaggagaGGGACAGTGACTCAGTGTCCACAGAGTTCAGGTAGAACACGTTACAGGctagacaggacagggcaggagaGGGACAGTGACTCGGTGTCCACAGAGTTCAGGTAGAACACACGTCAGGCTGGACAAGAGAGGGGTCAGACAAACAGGGATGGAACCATGCGGATCACTTTAGAGCACTGTGGTGATCATAGATGTCACACACTTCAGGGTCTCCCACCAACAACAGCAGGAATGCAGCCATTTGTGATTGAACATTATATGATAACTGATTCACGGGACTCACCTGCACCCTGTTTGAGCAGGTCTGAAGCTGTGCTCATGTTACTGGCAGTCGACTGCAGCTCCTGCATTTCTCCAATGGGATCTACAACATGGGGACGTAAACAAGAGATAAAGGCATCTGAGTCAATACTCTGTCTCCATCTGGAGGACATGGCTGGAAATGTTCCCACCAGGCCAGAAGTCAGTCATTCTATGCATTTTCAGCACAAATTGTCTAGTGATTTGATTGTGAGAGGGTACTTAGCATCAATGGTTATTAAACAGCTTATTTTTTACTTAGGTGTGGACTGGTTCCCATGACAATGACTTCAGCAGGCTAACTCATTACAGTCCATAATGGGTTGTTGGGATGTTGAGTTACTGCTGACCTTTCTCTGGGATCCGTAGGGAACAGGGCAGGGAGAtgggagtgatggagtgctggtATACTAATGCAGATAAACTCcctgtggaacacacacacacacacacacacacacacacacacacacacacacacacacacacacacacacacacacacacacaattaggcTAAATGCTCCATTGGGCAGAGCAACTATAGAACATATCGCTTTAAATGACTGAAAACTAACAATGTAGCCCAAAACTGAGAGTAGACTATTCTTTATGAACAGCTCACCAAAATGGGGCTCATTCTGACACCCTTTGATATTCACTCCACGGGGGCCAGTCTCAATCAGGAAGTGTCGCACCAGCTGCTCCAATGGATCGACCACTATGTGTGTGTTACGGGAAGAACATGATTAGCTAGCAGAAATTGAAGTGCTTTGTGTCGAGGAGATATAGGTTGCAGGATGTAGGTTCAGGGGCAGTTGTTGAGTCATACCTTTGCTGCTGTGGTTGTTGAGGTTAGCGGGCGGAGTGGCCACCTTCAGCGCCAGGCCATAGGCTCCCTGGAAGGAGTTGCTGTCCCGGATAAGAAACGCCCCTGGTTCTCTCTCCTTCAGCGCAGCTATGGCTACAGGAAAAGAGAAAATTGACATAAAATAATGTTCATGCATATTACATAACAGTCAGCTTTCTTTATGAAAAGTAAAAAAGTAACTGAAGTTACCTTGGTCCCTGGAGATGCCAGGCTTGTACCAGAAGCGTGAGCTGTCCTGGACAAACTTAACACTGACTCTGCCTGCCATCTGCCCCTCCAGAGAGAGCGCTCCCTCTCCTTGGCCTGCAGGGGGCGCCATCTCCCCCACCGTTGGAGAGAAGGTCACATGGTGCTGTGAGGGGGTTGGCCTCAGGGTCCTCACCCCGCAATTGGGCGACCCTGGCTGGGCAGACTGCACTCGTTTCTCTGGGAGTGGGCGCTGGGGGATGGTGACAGCAGTGTAGCCCGAGTATGGCACATGCGGGACATATTGGGGACAGCAGCCTGTGGCAAAGGTGGGGAATGTGGGGGTGGTGTGTCCCTCAGGGGCTGGCGAGTGCCCGCTGGTGCTGCCCTCCATGCCAGGGTAGTGCTGCAGGGATCCTGGGGGCTCAGTGCCCAGCATCAACCTCCGGCCCAGGGTGGCGAAGCCGGGCACAGGAGGTTCTGAGGAGGGGGAGCCCTCCAGACTGCTGAtgggaggatggggggaggaaGGGGCCGAGGTGGGGGTGGAGCTGGATTTAGGGACCTCTGGGGTCAGCTTCCTGGGGGGACATGCTCCGTTCAGCTGGCCCTGGGCTGGGATGGGCCCTGGTGAACCAGGTACAGGGTTGGAGTTgggggactgggactggggctgggcaACAGGAGGCAGTACAGCAGTCTCTGTAGGAAGGGTGGTCTTTGGACTAGTTGGAGTAGCTTTCTCAGTGGGGGTCTGAGTGGGTGTAGTGGGGTGGCAGTGGTTGCTGGGCTGGCTGGTTGTAGGTGAGGGTGAAGGTGTAGTATTGTGGTTTAGGGGCGGGTGGGGTGAAGGTGTAGTATTGTGGTTTTGGGGCTGGTGGGGTGAAGGTGTAGTACTGTAGTTCTGGGGCTGGTGGAGTGAAGGTGTAGTATTGTGGTTTAGGGGCTGGTGGGGTGAAGGTGTAGTATTGTGGTTCTGGGGCTGGTGGGGTGAAGGTGTAGTGCTGTAGTTCTGGGGCTGGTGGGGTGAAGGTGTAGTGCTGTAGTTCTGGGGCTGGTGGGGTGAAGGTGTAGTGCTGTAGTTCTGGGGCTGGTGGGGTGAAGGTGTAGTGCTGTAGTTCTGGGGCTGGTGGGGTGAAGGTGTAGTACTGTAGTTCTGGGGCTGGTGGGGTGAAGGTGTAGTGCTGTAGTTCTGGGGCTGGTGGGGTGAAGGTGTAGTACTGTAGTTCTGGGGCTGGTGGGGTGAAGGTGTAGTGCTGTAGTTCTGGGGCTGGTGGGGTGAAGGTGTAGTACTGTAGTTCCGGGGCTGGTGGGGTGAGAGTGGTTGTGTTGCTGTCGGTGTGGTGCAGTGGCTGTTGGGTTGGGTGGGGGaaggtgtgggtgtgggtgtcaCGGATGTAGACTGTAAAGGGTCAGGGATGTGTTGCTGGTTGATCTGCGACCCCTGAGCAGCAGCACTGCTGGGCCTATCCTGAGACTGGGCAGACTCACAGTCACTGTTGACTATGTCAGTCGATCGAACTTCATAATCTTGCACACCTAGACTGAGGCTGAAACAAACAGAAAGTCATATTAAAGAGGTATGCAATATATTCTTACATGTAATGTTGGAATGTTTATTTCATCTACACACAAGACTGATATGTGACTTGCAGATGTTAAAAAGAAGACAACAGAATAGGCACCTTTCTTCTGTGCACAGAGGGCTGCTGGTGAGAACAGGGGTGGGCGGCCCAGAGAGGTCAGAGGGCGTGGAACACGGGACATCTCTTGAAGGATGCATCCTCTTGAAGGAACCCTGGGAGATGTAGTCCCGCCAACTCACGTTCTCACTCATCCCTCTTCCATCTCATggaagacagagaacagagagaattaCTTTATGTGACAGAACTGACATTTGAATAATTATTTCCTACATTGGTTTAAATGTATTTCATGAAATCATCTTATATGTTGTAGCTAATAAATAAACCAGTGGGAGTtgtctcacctgtctgtctctcggaGGGGTACTGCTGAGGGTGGGCTTCGGGGTGGTGGTCTGCTGGCCCTCTGGTGTGGCTACAGGGGCCTGACAGGGCGGAGGGAGGGGGCAGAGGGGAGGTGGACTCAGACTGGTAGCCTGAGGCGTAGCCCCTGCTCTCAGAGGGGGAGGGCTGGTAGGGGGAGCAGAGGCAGGCCTGGTGCGGGGTCTGGTagccactgctgctgctgttgctgtacTTCAGGTCCAGGTGGGAGTGGCCGTGGGAGCGAGACGGCTCCGGGTACGCAGGGTGGCCGGACGGCAGGGGGTCAAAGGTGAAAGCAGGTAGCTCGTGGCCCTGAGGCCCGTAGGCCCTCCGGTGCCAATAgtcggcctctctctccctctcccattggAGCTCtgcctccctgtccctctcccagtGCAGTGACATCTCCCTTCCTCTTCTTAGTCCTGCTGCCTCCCTCTCCCAGTGCATCTCTGCCCCTCTAGGCAGCTCAgactcctttcctctcctcagcCCTGCTTCCCGATGCTGTAGTTCTGCCTCTCTGTCCCAGTGGAAGCTCTCTCCTCGCTCCAGCCGCAGGCCGTGGAAGGCTGAGTCCTCCCTCCTGATGAGGCAGTCCCGGCAGGGGCAGCCAGGGGGTGGCAGGCCGTCCAGCAGCAGCATGTCTTGGTAGGACCCGGAGGACTTGGGGTGGTGAGGGTGGTGGTGGGTGTGTGAGGGAGGGTGGTGGTACGGACCATAGTCATCACTTCTATAGAGCAGGCGCCCAGGATGAAGGGTGTGAGGGTGGGAGTGGGCGTGAGAGGACAGGTCCTGGGATGGATAGGGGTACAGAGAAGGGTGATGAGAGGGGTGACGAGAGGGTCCCTCACGGTGCAGGTAGTGTGGAGGGCCCTGCTGGCGATCCCATACCAGGTCAGGGGGAGGCAGGGCCTGATGAGGGTGAGGGTGGGGGCTGTAGTTCTGGCACAGGTCTATGTGTGAGGGGACGGTGGCAGGGTTAGCCAAGGGCGGTGACCCAGGATGGCCGTTGGTGCCCAGGGCTCTGTCCCGGCAGTAGCCACTGGACATGAGGTGCAGTCGGTCACAGTCGGGCTCAGCACAGCGCTGGGAGTGGTAGCCCAGCCGGCAGGAACAGGAGCGGCCCAGTCTCAGGGTACCTGTACGCTCAGAGGGCGAGGACGAGGACGAGTCCCCATCGTCCAGGATggcagtctccctctctctgtccaggccGTCCCTCTCCCCCTCGATGCCCCCCAGCAGTCGGTCCAggtcctctctctcctgctgcgtGGGGGGCGGGGGCCCTCTGAGCTCCTCTGGATGCTCTGGGATGGCAGACGAGTGGCCGGAGTGGccggagtgagtgagagagtcagAGCTGGGGGAGAGCAGCTGGCTCTGACTGGGCCTTTCCTCGCTGGTGCCTACTGGACTCCCATTGGTGGAGGTCAGGGAGCCGGAGCCTGGGGCTGAGCGATGCTTCTTTATCTGGGCGTACAGACTTCCGTCCACTGGACCCCTGGTGTGGGCTAtgtctgagagggggagagagagcagagatttAACATAGCTTCAGAGTACAGTATCGACAGCACAGTATTAACTGCGGGCTGAATGTATTATTGAGAGTGTCTCCCTGGTCCTCTGTACTGCTCTGTACGGTACCATCGAGGCTGTCTTGATAGCGCTGGTTGAAGTTCTCATAGGAGTCCCGGCGCACCACTGGATCAGCTGTGTTGTAGTCCACTGTGACAGCGGGGTCATTCCTCTGGTACTCACGCCCTGAGGAGAGAGTTCATGTTATTAGACAAGCACATCAATACAAACTTGTTATTGTGTTCCCTGGCACTGTTACACTGTAAATGCATAGTTCAAACAAACCTTTCATCTTCTCTGGTCCAGTGGAGAAGACAAACTCCACAGTGGCATCCGAGGGGAATCGTTCATCTGAGAAAATACATTTTACTGTTTTCCTTTAAATTGTGTCAGTAATAATCCGATTGGGATCATTACTGCCACATAATCTCCTGGTGCTTTTTCAGTACAGGGCACAACTTTTCAGCTGGGAGTAATTTAACATTTCACAGAACGTAATCACATTAGGGGAATTAGGAAATTATTGTGTTCAATATACAAGGAAGCAATGGACCACTACACATTCAGTGTTGTTGAGGGATTGATTCATTTTGACACATCTGCTGTATACAGGCATTTCTACTGAGCACTTCTCTTAACCACCGACCTAACAAAACAGATACCTCTGGTTAGTCACCCAGGCCCTGTACAGAGAGACCCTTTCCTCTCCCAGAACCCCCGCTAGTTCGTACCAGTACAGGCCTCATCCAGCTCCCCCTTGCCAAACCATAGCTGCGTCCCGTGGATGGTGCAGGTGTGGAACTGCAGTCTGAACACTGTGTCCCTCTCTGCACCCCGGGCCCGTCTGTGGTAACACTTcacctgcagggggagacagagaggtagggGAGGGAGCAGAACAACAGATCAGtgagatgaagaagaggagaatCATATTACTTGATGGACTGCCAGTGGCAAGGCGGTGACTTCACTTGAGAAATAGTGTACTAGTCTAGTGGTCTCACTCACCATGATGTCTCCCTTCAGCAGCAGTGCTGGCTCAATGGTCACACATAGTCTTCTGCCCCCAGAACCCTGCAAGTCACTGTGGACAGACAACAAACGACATATGAATACAAACAGATAGGTACACACAGACAAGGAAATGTAGGCCTAAAGGCACATCCTGTCCAAGTTAGACATTAGTATTTTCTGTCAGTGGTGTTGGTTGATAATACTGTATGACATGAAGTGATGCAGACTCACTATATCCCTGAGGTGTAGACCAGCTGCATGGACTGGTAGAGCTTCAGGAAGGGGAAGTAACCTGGGCAACGATAAAGAGAGGTGGTGTTCAGTGTTACACAGTGGAATGTgctgactgtctctgtccctatccGTCAAACAATTAAAGATAAACAGCCCAGTGTGTAGTGTGGAGGGTGAATTTGACCATCTGAAAACACTGCTATCATTCAAAGGGCCATATCTCAGAGCCTTCTGCACAGACAGgcattcacagacacacacacacacctggcgcatgcacgcacgcacacgcacgcacacacactactaTAAAGACAGACTCAGACAGACTCAGCACCCGAGTGTAGCGGTCTAATCTGAGGATGGGAGGAACCAAGTGTCAGTCAGGGGAAACAAGTCTGTGGTGCCCCTCACACGGCCTCACCTCCTTCGCCCTGGAAGTTAGGAAGCGTGGGGATGAGGACCTGGTGGAGGAACAGCGGACTGCTGTTCATCTTGATCGCCCCAGAGAGGAGCCCCCCAAAGTAGTAGAtatacctgagagagagagaatgggagtgaaggaaggaaagagggaaagagacagagagagggagagagagagggaggggtggggtgaTTAGTAAAGGCTACATCACAAAAGGCaacataaaaaacaacaacaaaaaaacactgaATCCTGGTGAAAAAGATGCATGAAgtaatatatacactgagtataccaaacaggAACACCTTCCctaatattgagatgcacccccctctacaaggtgtcaaaagcgttccacagggatgctggcccatgttgacttgaatgcttcccacagttgtgtcaagttggctggatatcctttgggtggtggaccattcttgatacatacaggaaactgttgagcgtgaaaacccagaagtgttgcagttcttgatccAAACTGGTgcgcctactaccataccccgttcaaaggcacttcaatcttctGTCTTTTCCAATCAAcctctgaattgcacacatacacaatccatgtctcaattgtctcaaggtttagaAATCCTTcttaaacctgtctcctccccttcatctacactgattgaagtggatttaacaagtgacatcaataagggatcatagctttcacctggattcacctggtcagtctatgtcatggaaagaccaggtgttcttaatgttttgtacactcagtgtatacctcagagagcgggagggagggaaggatgagggagggagggagggagggaaagagcgagagagacatacATTTACAAGAGCTTTCACAGCACTCATAAGGGGCGTACTTGTTGGTTAGTAATATAGACAAAATGTAGATGGTGTTTACCTGTTTTGTGATGGTTGGAGGGAGGAAGATACCTTATCCTCGCAGAACTTCCTCATGGCCAGGGTGCTGAGGGCCTGGTCTGCCCTgctcaaacacaaaaacacagaaTTAAAGCGACACACTGCACAACAAGAATACACACTTCATATAGAGAATTATACAACATGTACATAACGTTCCCATTATGGGCTTAAAACCAGGCTCTCTAAGAGCCAGAAGTACATGAATGCAGCTGGGTTGAGCCAAAGAACAAGCCAGTTTCCACTTCTACAGCATTTAAACCATGCTCAGCCTGGAAACTGTGGCTTTGGATGCAGGACAGGACACTCACCCTGCAGAGATCTTGCTATAGTGCATGTAGGCTGCAGTAATCACTCCTGTCTTGCCCTTGTTGCCCTGAAGGAGAAAGATCAGTGCCGAAAGAACATGAAGTGCCAACTGTTTTTAGCCTTGAGGAATAACCTGATTATTATTGTTTTAAAGATATGAATGTCACCCCTTACAAGATCTCATAGCAATTTCAACACTTCACAGTGAAAAAAAACACAAAGATTACATATTGCACTGATCAAAGAGCCTCTGTGAGTGAAATATGCGAGTCATCTATGTGAAGCCAGCAGTCTGGTTTTTAGTGTTTCCTTCAAAAGCCCCTAAAAAACTAAACAACACTTTAAAACCTAGTCAGAAGCCTGAACCCTGACCTTGCAGTGCAGGACCACCACATGCTGGGGGTCAGAGGTCAGCCAGGTCTCCATGGCCTTACACATGGCACATATCTTGTCCAGAGGAGGGGCATGGAAGTCAGGCCAGCCAAAGTCATGGACCTGGACCACATGGGAAAATAGTGAGGAAAAGTACATTAATATACTTAGTCTCAGAAACTGATACAGTATTAATATtattttttgaatattttttccCAATTATTTAACAACAGAACACTACAATACAGCAAGAGTAAGTACTACAACAAAAGGTAATTCAACCCTCCCcaccccccaaaataaaaaataaattaaaacaaTGACAAATTACAAGAAATACCAACATATACACAAAGCAATACAAACAGTACATTACAGAGAGACAATAGCTACATTGATCTACAAGCTCACATCCACCAACCCCAATGGAAGTGTTTCCATATAGTCCAGGAAGGGTTGCCATATTTTCACAAGGTTGTAGTATTGATACAGAAAATAAAAAATGATACCTTTGGATTCATGCGGGTGATGTCATGGTGTCGTTCAGAGAGGTTGAAGAGCTGAAAGGAAAATTCATATTCAAATGAATGATGTGTGTCCTCAACAATCAGCCCAGCAAGCAGAGGTGTCATGTCCATTggggggcacaggggcacgtgccccctcaaATGTGTCCTTatatataaaatcatatttttttgtggttattttgttgttgttgttgtttctctgtaatacaaCTAGCCACCTAGCCATTTTATGTTGGATTTGGCTAACCCAGCTACGTTCCCAATCTCATCTCCCAACTAGCTACCAAGAATCCATTTCAGGCTTTCAATGttagttagagtagctagcttgtctaactatcttagctgtcctgtctgctggcaaggttggtagactttagaaaagcaagcaattactaaatgtactgaataagactcacattcctttcaatcttttatcCAGATTTtaacagagatgcagagaagcatatttagtttctttagaaaaaagaaccaccagtcaAACAGACAGCAAGGAAACaaaatgattatggctctagattgcaggaaatggttgtttcaggtgtttgaaaaatgcaaaaattCTCTAACTTCCGAACAGGGGGTCCTAGCCCCCCGCCGgaccaccccccagccatcctcacgcactttgtgccccctcagatttttggggtgcatgatGCCCCAGCCAGCAAGTAACACATAAAACCCCATATGAAAGCATCACTGAGTGTATAGCTATCCATACCAGCATACCACTTAGATGCCCAATGCATTCCTTCATCTGAAGTGCTATGCTGGTAGTGTGGATATTGGAACCTAGCCCATGTCTACATCAGCGGCAGGATGTACTGTACTCACCAGAAACTTGTCCTGGTGCTTGGACTTGAGCATGGTGGTCACCTCCTTGAGGTTGAGACGGTAGCGCTGCTCGTCCAGCAGAGGGGGGAAGAAGACGGAGATGATCCTCTCTGTGATGTACGTCAGGTCAAAGTCATAATGACGCTCCATGACTCTCTCCATCACACGGTCCACACTGACACTCCTGATCAGGGAGAGGGAGATTGCCGGGGGTTATGCAGTGGTCTATAGATTTATGTTCTGTTACTGCTTTGAGCTCTAAAACAACACTGAAACCTTTCATTTTCAGACTCCCTTATATTAATTAACCCAGCGTTCACCAAACTAGGGGCCGCGACTGATTTGAAGAATGGGGTCAACAGAGAAACTGAAAAATATGTAATGCACCACTGACAGACCACACTTAGGCAGTGCAGTTGGAGAatgagaggagatggagaaagagaagaggtagagaaagagaggaggtggagaatgacaggagacagacag
This portion of the Coregonus clupeaformis isolate EN_2021a chromosome 24, ASM2061545v1, whole genome shotgun sequence genome encodes:
- the LOC121537812 gene encoding tensin-2-like isoform X2, which produces MNKTGKGEPHFFKVKTFKKNRQCGVCRQSVDSTGSFCRVCKTATHKKCEAKVTTACIPALPSDLQRKGTAPSRHIQHLGSTRSLTYHKQRSTLSRSVSVDRVMERVMERHYDFDLTYITERIISVFFPPLLDEQRYRLNLKEVTTMLKSKHQDKFLLFNLSERHHDITRMNPKVHDFGWPDFHAPPLDKICAMCKAMETWLTSDPQHVVVLHCKGNKGKTGVITAAYMHYSKISAGADQALSTLAMRKFCEDKVSSSLQPSQNRYIYYFGGLLSGAIKMNSSPLFLHQVLIPTLPNFQGEGGYFPFLKLYQSMQLVYTSGIYDLQGSGGRRLCVTIEPALLLKGDIMVKCYHRRARGAERDTVFRLQFHTCTIHGTQLWFGKGELDEACTDERFPSDATVEFVFSTGPEKMKGREYQRNDPAVTVDYNTADPVVRRDSYENFNQRYQDSLDDIAHTRGPVDGSLYAQIKKHRSAPGSGSLTSTNGSPVGTSEERPSQSQLLSPSSDSLTHSGHSGHSSAIPEHPEELRGPPPPTQQEREDLDRLLGGIEGERDGLDRERETAILDDGDSSSSSPSERTGTLRLGRSCSCRLGYHSQRCAEPDCDRLHLMSSGYCRDRALGTNGHPGSPPLANPATVPSHIDLCQNYSPHPHPHQALPPPDLVWDRQQGPPHYLHREGPSRHPSHHPSLYPYPSQDLSSHAHSHPHTLHPGRLLYRSDDYGPYHHPPSHTHHHPHHPKSSGSYQDMLLLDGLPPPGCPCRDCLIRREDSAFHGLRLERGESFHWDREAELQHREAGLRRGKESELPRGAEMHWEREAAGLRRGREMSLHWERDREAELQWEREREADYWHRRAYGPQGHELPAFTFDPLPSGHPAYPEPSRSHGHSHLDLKYSNSSSSGYQTPHQACLCSPYQPSPSESRGYASGYQSESTSPLPPPSALSGPCSHTRGPADHHPEAHPQQYPSERQTDGRGMSENVSWRDYISQGSFKRMHPSRDVPCSTPSDLSGPPTPVLTSSPLCTEESLSLGVQDYEVRSTDIVNSDCESAQSQDRPSSAAAQGSQINQQHIPDPLQSTSVTPTPTPSPTQPNSHCTTPTATQPLSPHQPRNYSTTPSPHQPQNYSTTPSPHQPQNYSTTPSPHQPQNYSTTPSPHQPQNYSTTPSPHQPQNYSTTPSPHQPQNYSTTPSPHQPQNYSTTPSPHQPQNYSTTPSPHQPQNHNTTPSPHQPLNHNTTPSLHQPQNYSTTPSPHQPQNHNTTPSPHPPLNHNTTPSPSPTTSQPSNHCHPTTPTQTPTEKATPTSPKTTLPTETAVLPPVAQPQSQSPNSNPVPGSPGPIPAQGQLNGACPPRKLTPEVPKSSSTPTSAPSSPHPPISSLEGSPSSEPPVPGFATLGRRLMLGTEPPGSLQHYPGMEGSTSGHSPAPEGHTTPTFPTFATGCCPQYVPHVPYSGYTAVTIPQRPLPEKRVQSAQPGSPNCGVRTLRPTPSQHHVTFSPTVGEMAPPAGQGEGALSLEGQMAGRVSVKFVQDSSRFWYKPGISRDQAIAALKEREPGAFLIRDSNSFQGAYGLALKVATPPANLNNHSSKVVDPLEQLVRHFLIETGPRGVNIKGCQNEPHFGSLSALVYQHSITPISLPCSLRIPEKDPIGEMQELQSTASNMSTASDLLKQGAACNVLYLNSVDTESLTGPQAISKATGATLAQNPRAAATVVHFKVSSQGITLTDSQRRVFFRRHYPVNSVTFSSIDPQDRRWTNSDSTTSKVFGFVAKKPGSVAENMCHLFAELDPEQPASAIVNFINKVMLGPQRR